A region of the Corynebacterium renale genome:
TGAGGTCGTCCAAGTCTTCTGGCGTGGCGCCGGTCAGGTCGATGGGGCTTTGCTCTGTGCCGGTGCCACAGGTTGCGTATTCTTCGGAGAGTTCTCCCCAGTGCTCGGGGGCGCCTTCTGCGGTGTAGCCCCAGTGGACATCGGTGGCTTTGGCTACGGAGGTGGAGGTCTGCGTCGTGGTGGTCTCGGTTGCCGTGTCTTCGGCGGTGCAGCCTGCTAGGAGCAGGGCTGCTGCAACTGGCGCTGCGAAGAAAGCAGTGCGACGTTGGTTAAGCGACATGGGCAAAGTCCTTTCTTAGAAGAAATGGGTTCCCGCCACCTTACGTAGGTTCAGCTCAATTATCCAACTACCTTAACCCATTGATTGATTGTTGTTTTTATCCCATTGCGTCACTTCACCAGCAAGAACTCGTACTATCTGCGCAATCGTCGCATCGTCGAGGGGCTGTGCCAAAGAAAAACGCAGCGCCGAATGCGCCTCCTCTGGGCTGTACCCCAGTGCGATGAGCACCGGGGAAGGGTCCTGGGATCCTGCCCGACACGCTGAGCCCGAGCTGACCGCGTACCCTGCCGCATCTAAAGCCACGAGCAAAGACTCCCCACTCACCCCGGGAAACACGAAGGAGGCATGACCGGGTAGGCGCTCGGTGCGATGCCCGGTCAAGCGCGCTCCCGGAATATGCTTCTCGACGGCACGTATCAGCCGGTCACGCGAGTCCATCAGAGCCAGCGCCCGGGTGCCCACGGTGGCGGCGTGTTCACCTACGGCTGCAGCAAAACCGCAGATTCCGGCCACGTTGTGCGTCCCGGCGCGCCGGCCGTGTTCCTGGTTCCCGCCGTGGATGAGTGGTTCGAGGGGGATGTCCTGTGGGAGTACGAGCGCCCCGACGCCTTGGGGTCCGCCGAATTTGTGGGAGGCTACGGCCATGGTGGCTGCGTGTGGTCCGGGCCAGCCGTCTGGTGCAAGGCTGACGGGCAGGCTGGCGGCGGCCTGGACTGCGTCCAGGTGCAGTAGGTGCGCGGGTATGCCGTCAAGGTCGGTGACGGTACCTACTTCCCCATTGGCCAGGTCCAGGGCGATGAGTGTGGTGTCGGGGCGCAGGCGCTCGATGAGGTCGTCGCGTTGGACCTGCCCGTTGTTGTCTACGGGTACGTACTCAACGGTGAAGCCGTGGAGGCGGTGCAGGTAGTCGCAGCTGGCAAGCACGCTGGAGTGTTGGGTCCGGGTGGTCAGGATGTGCCGGCCGCGTGGGTCTGCGAGCGCACGCCCGATGATGCCTAGGTTGTTGGCTTCGGTTCCCCCGGAGGTAAAGATCACTCCGGTATCGGGAACCCCGAAAACTCTGGCAATGGTGGCGCGGGCGGCGGCTACTTCGCGGGCGGCCCACTGGCCGGGGCTGTGCACGCTCGAGGGGTTCGCGTTTCCTGCGTCAAGGATGCGCTCCATCGCGGCGCGGGCCTGCGGGAGGAGTGGCGCGGTAGCCGCTGCGTCGAGGTAGGTACTCATGGGGTGCAAGCGTCCAAGCCTAAGTCGAGGACTCTGGCGGAGTGGGTCAGTTTTCCTACCGAGATTACGTCCACCCCCGCTGCGGCGATGTCGCGCACGGTTTCCAGTGAGACGTTCCCAGAAGCTTCCGTCGTTAAGCGGCCATCAATGTAGGCCACTGCGTCCCGTAGTTCAGGCACCGTGAAGTTGTCCAGCATGATGCTGTCTACCCCGGCTGCGAGTACGGCGTCGATCTGGTCGAAACGATCGACCTCGACTTCAATGTGGGTTGTGTGCCCCACACGTGAACGCACCACAGCAAGCGCTTCGGTCAGGTCACTGGCCCCTAATGCTGCCAGGTGGTTGTCCTTGAGCATCACCGCATCCGAGAGGCTGAACCGGTGGTTGTGTCCCCCGCCGGCGCGGACGGCGTGCTTTTCGCAGGCGCGCAGGCCGGGAGTTGTTTTACGGGTGTCTACAATCCGCACGTCATAGCCGTCTACCGCCGCGACGTAGCGTGCGGTTAATGTGGCGATGCCGCACATGCGCTGGCAGAAGTTCAACGCCACGCGCTCGGCTGTGAGCACCGCGCGCGCCGGGCCCTCGACGGCGCCTAGCTGATCCCCAGCGGCGAAGCGGGTGCCTTCGGCGACGAGTCCGGTGACGGTCACCTCCGGGCTCGCTTGACGGAAGGCCTCGGCGAAGAGTGCCCCGCCGGCGAACACGCCGGGTTCGCGCGCTACGAGTGCGGCGCGCAACCGCGCGTCTTCAGGAATGGTGGCGTTGACGGTGACGTCGCCCCAGGGGGCGTCTTCAGCAAGTGCCCGGGCTACTAGTTCACGAACGTGTGCATCAGTAAGCATGGTGTCCTTTCACGGCAAGCCATATGGAGTGAGCTTGCGCGGGGTCCGTTGTGGGATAGTCGCGGCGCCGGTGCGCGCCACGAGATTCGGTACGCAGTGCTGCGGCCGTGGCGATAAGCAGGCCAGTGTTAGCGATGTCGCCGCCGCACTCAGACAGTTCGCTGCGTGCCTGCTCGATGCCGGCGCCGGTGCGCAGGAGTCCTAGGCCGGCGTCGATGGCCCGGCGCGCACGGTCTGTATCGCATGGCCCGTCAGGGAGGGTG
Encoded here:
- a CDS encoding cysteine desulfurase family protein, which produces MSTYLDAAATAPLLPQARAAMERILDAGNANPSSVHSPGQWAAREVAAARATIARVFGVPDTGVIFTSGGTEANNLGIIGRALADPRGRHILTTRTQHSSVLASCDYLHRLHGFTVEYVPVDNNGQVQRDDLIERLRPDTTLIALDLANGEVGTVTDLDGIPAHLLHLDAVQAAASLPVSLAPDGWPGPHAATMAVASHKFGGPQGVGALVLPQDIPLEPLIHGGNQEHGRRAGTHNVAGICGFAAAVGEHAATVGTRALALMDSRDRLIRAVEKHIPGARLTGHRTERLPGHASFVFPGVSGESLLVALDAAGYAVSSGSACRAGSQDPSPVLIALGYSPEEAHSALRFSLAQPLDDATIAQIVRVLAGEVTQWDKNNNQSMG
- the nadC gene encoding carboxylating nicotinate-nucleotide diphosphorylase, with the protein product MLTDAHVRELVARALAEDAPWGDVTVNATIPEDARLRAALVAREPGVFAGGALFAEAFRQASPEVTVTGLVAEGTRFAAGDQLGAVEGPARAVLTAERVALNFCQRMCGIATLTARYVAAVDGYDVRIVDTRKTTPGLRACEKHAVRAGGGHNHRFSLSDAVMLKDNHLAALGASDLTEALAVVRSRVGHTTHIEVEVDRFDQIDAVLAAGVDSIMLDNFTVPELRDAVAYIDGRLTTEASGNVSLETVRDIAAAGVDVISVGKLTHSARVLDLGLDACTP